From the genome of Nostoc punctiforme PCC 73102, one region includes:
- a CDS encoding nickel/cobalt transporter: MKKLLHYLAWNTAIIAICLFWMPKADAHPLGNFTINHYAGVQVATDGVGIDYVLDMAEIPAFQEINHLDTNRDRKAEPVETVQYPAQKCQQVNSHLELLIDKQPLALSLIKSTVEFPPGVGGLSTLRLSCNFQGARALVNANQLTFEDKFYPQRLGWREITVAANGVPIQGDFTSSSITNRLRDYPNELLSSPLDQRRISFNLNLSLTSSEQAPPLLVKSSSRLDNALTGRSNDVFTSLITQENHNFFTILIALAIAFLWGGLHALSPGHGKTIVGAYLVGSRSKPQHALFLGLTVTVTHTASIFVLGLVTLGTSQFVLTEQLYPWLSVISGLVVIGIGLNLFISRVQGHSHDHEHENHVHTHQHSHHHHHHEHLPPHSDLISMKWSSLLALGISGGLLPCPSALVVLLSAIAMGRIGFGLALVSAFSLGLAAVLTGIGLILVYAKDRFEHLPFQIPRIKMLPVASALCITLIGLGITTQAFLGQPWN, from the coding sequence ATGAAAAAGCTGCTACATTACTTGGCCTGGAATACCGCAATCATCGCAATATGTTTATTTTGGATGCCGAAGGCGGATGCCCATCCTTTAGGCAATTTTACGATCAATCACTACGCAGGAGTGCAGGTAGCAACCGATGGTGTGGGGATTGATTATGTTCTAGACATGGCAGAGATTCCGGCTTTTCAGGAGATTAATCACTTAGATACTAATCGGGATCGCAAAGCTGAACCTGTAGAAACGGTTCAATACCCCGCTCAGAAATGTCAGCAAGTCAACTCACACCTAGAATTGTTGATCGATAAACAGCCTTTAGCACTGTCTTTAATAAAATCAACAGTTGAATTCCCTCCAGGTGTAGGAGGATTATCTACACTGCGGCTGAGTTGTAACTTTCAAGGGGCAAGGGCGTTAGTAAACGCGAATCAGTTAACATTTGAAGATAAGTTTTATCCACAGCGCTTGGGCTGGCGTGAAATTACTGTTGCTGCAAATGGTGTTCCTATTCAAGGTGATTTCACTTCTTCGAGTATCACCAACCGTTTGAGAGATTACCCGAATGAGTTACTTAGCAGTCCTCTCGACCAGCGTCGGATCTCTTTTAACCTCAATCTGTCTCTGACATCAAGTGAACAAGCGCCTCCACTGCTTGTTAAATCATCCAGTCGCTTAGATAATGCTTTGACAGGAAGAAGCAATGATGTTTTCACCAGCTTAATTACTCAGGAAAATCATAATTTCTTTACTATCTTAATTGCTCTAGCGATCGCCTTTTTATGGGGTGGTTTACACGCCCTGTCCCCTGGTCATGGAAAAACGATAGTTGGCGCTTATTTGGTGGGTTCCCGTAGCAAGCCCCAACACGCACTATTCCTGGGGTTGACTGTGACGGTTACTCATACAGCTAGCATATTTGTTTTAGGGCTGGTAACACTTGGCACGTCTCAATTTGTGCTGACTGAACAATTATACCCTTGGCTAAGTGTAATCTCTGGTCTGGTAGTAATTGGAATTGGTTTAAATTTGTTCATTAGTCGAGTACAAGGTCATTCACACGACCATGAGCATGAAAACCATGTACATACTCACCAACACAGTCATCACCATCATCACCATGAGCATCTACCGCCTCACAGCGATCTAATTTCCATGAAGTGGTCTAGCCTACTGGCGCTGGGAATATCGGGTGGCTTGTTACCTTGTCCTTCAGCCTTAGTAGTATTGCTAAGTGCGATCGCAATGGGGCGAATTGGCTTTGGATTAGCCTTAGTATCTGCCTTTAGCTTAGGTCTAGCAGCAGTGCTAACTGGAATTGGCTTAATACTGGTCTACGCCAAAGATCGATTTGAGCATTTGCCATTTCAAATACCCAGGATAAAGATGTTACCTGTAGCAAGTGCCTTATGCATTACCCTAATTGGCTTAGGTATCACTACACAAGCTTTTCTGGGACAACCCTGGAACTAG
- a CDS encoding tetratricopeptide repeat protein: MHLRILWVLVLTSLLVLLRPSDTQALSLAYTNGKLDTYSSTVQLLTVNSRQILPEKPSDLVFPDYLQRSHIISVYEEKVAQSPDSSIFLRLLADQYLRRFRELADTDDVLRAEQAARRSLALQPRHNEVSSMLLASALLSQHQFRSALEVLNNSPVDNPNIVSLLASIQMELGDYETTHQLLQSLAEGESNSGHNAVVARYLELTGNLASARQLLDEAMQEMDSFYTTSAETRAWFHVRTGDLAFAAGDFALSEQRYQESFDLFPRHIAAFTGLARLYAAQHRWQDVLNIANQGIELMPLVETLGYKADAQLALGDQKGAAETEDLIGLVAYLSKVKGIYDRVLAIYYTEHGIHLPEALQIARNEVAVRDDVYAEDTLAWAAAANGQWEEAQKAAQRATRFGTEDALLQFHAGMIAFHLGKREEAIKRLTQAISLNPQFHHKYADEARQVLANLVSSVSFPTANAIGSSL, from the coding sequence ATGCATCTAAGAATACTATGGGTGTTAGTGCTGACTAGCCTACTGGTTTTACTAAGACCCTCTGATACACAAGCGCTAAGTTTAGCCTACACCAATGGTAAGTTAGACACATATTCCTCTACCGTGCAACTGCTGACTGTTAATTCTAGGCAGATATTACCAGAAAAGCCGTCAGATTTAGTCTTCCCCGATTATTTACAGCGATCGCATATTATCAGCGTCTATGAGGAGAAAGTTGCCCAATCTCCCGATTCCTCAATATTTTTACGTCTGTTAGCCGATCAATATTTGAGGCGTTTTCGAGAACTGGCAGATACAGATGATGTGTTACGAGCAGAACAAGCAGCACGTAGATCCCTAGCACTACAGCCGCGCCATAATGAAGTTTCCTCTATGCTGCTAGCATCAGCTTTACTATCTCAACACCAGTTTCGATCAGCTTTAGAAGTATTAAATAATTCACCTGTTGATAATCCCAATATTGTCTCACTCTTGGCATCGATTCAGATGGAGTTGGGCGACTATGAAACAACTCATCAACTTTTGCAGAGCCTTGCTGAGGGAGAATCTAACTCTGGTCATAATGCAGTTGTCGCCCGTTATTTAGAGTTAACTGGCAATCTAGCCTCAGCGCGGCAACTGCTAGATGAGGCTATGCAGGAGATGGACTCTTTCTACACCACAAGCGCAGAAACTCGTGCTTGGTTTCATGTACGGACTGGGGATCTTGCTTTTGCAGCCGGAGATTTTGCCCTGTCTGAGCAGCGATATCAGGAGAGCTTTGACCTCTTTCCCCGGCATATAGCTGCGTTTACAGGGCTGGCCCGCCTCTATGCGGCACAGCATCGCTGGCAGGATGTTCTAAATATTGCAAACCAAGGTATAGAACTGATGCCGTTGGTAGAAACGTTGGGGTATAAGGCTGATGCTCAACTAGCTTTGGGAGACCAAAAAGGTGCAGCCGAAACTGAAGATTTAATTGGGTTAGTAGCTTACCTGAGCAAGGTTAAAGGAATCTACGATCGCGTTTTGGCAATATACTATACCGAACATGGAATCCATCTACCAGAGGCGCTACAAATTGCGCGTAATGAAGTAGCAGTGCGAGACGATGTATACGCAGAGGATACCTTGGCTTGGGCAGCTGCGGCTAATGGGCAATGGGAAGAAGCGCAAAAGGCAGCACAACGGGCAACTCGTTTTGGAACAGAGGATGCCTTGCTGCAATTTCATGCTGGCATGATTGCGTTTCACTTAGGTAAGCGTGAAGAAGCAATAAAGCGATTAACTCAAGCTATTAGCCTCAATCCTCAATTTCATCACAAGTATGCTGATGAAGCTCGTCAAGTCTTGGCTAACTTAGTATCCTCTGTCTCTTTTCCCACTGCTAATGCTATAGGGAGTTCTTTATGA
- a CDS encoding DUF4331 domain-containing protein, producing the protein MRINAWSITSFIPTEGRFPIDKAVQNMGFLSIKRSLSWTGATRFFRPLVAFVAILLVVLIYATPQALASDHQDTTFLATKLTAADLTDLFVFESPTNPKNVVLVMDFDPLIVSGEKRPFDPNVLYQFKIDNTGDSIEDVVLQFNVNGKGSQQTVTVRGPYRPTTVGTESALLPVTWTGQLNQTFSASNGMKFFVGTRKDPFFFDLEQFFKIIPDRNYSLQPNPSPPFTVLTFRPPGQAKDTLAPFNVHSIIVELPRKLLGSGKIGAWMTTSVKTPRLRKDHFAQIERLAVPALNELFMDFKAHNNSNLQTPTQDASNQSQFIQAFVKAIGRPQGIADAVISVAIPDVIQADLSKPSGSYFGTQLGNNFGGRRPKDDVIDVTASVVFGDAVTGISTGIIPGLTSDNVGPNNANFLPTFPYLGNPL; encoded by the coding sequence ATGAGAATAAATGCTTGGAGTATTACCTCTTTTATACCAACTGAAGGCAGGTTCCCCATAGATAAAGCAGTCCAAAATATGGGGTTTCTTTCCATCAAGCGATCGCTATCTTGGACTGGAGCTACTCGGTTTTTTCGTCCTCTAGTGGCATTTGTCGCTATCTTGCTCGTAGTCTTAATCTATGCCACCCCTCAAGCTTTGGCTTCAGATCACCAAGACACAACTTTTCTTGCCACTAAGTTGACAGCTGCGGATCTCACTGATTTGTTTGTATTTGAGAGTCCGACAAACCCCAAAAATGTTGTCTTAGTCATGGATTTCGACCCTCTCATTGTTTCTGGTGAAAAAAGACCATTCGATCCAAATGTTCTTTATCAGTTCAAGATTGATAACACTGGCGACAGTATTGAAGATGTTGTACTCCAATTTAATGTAAATGGTAAAGGATCACAGCAAACTGTCACAGTCCGAGGCCCATATCGTCCAACCACAGTAGGAACAGAGTCAGCTTTGCTTCCCGTAACTTGGACAGGGCAACTCAACCAAACATTCTCTGCATCTAACGGTATGAAGTTCTTTGTTGGGACACGCAAAGACCCGTTCTTTTTCGATTTGGAACAGTTCTTTAAAATCATCCCGGATCGGAACTATAGCCTTCAGCCTAATCCCAGTCCTCCTTTCACAGTTCTTACCTTTAGACCACCTGGACAAGCAAAAGACACCCTAGCCCCATTCAATGTCCACTCAATTATTGTCGAGCTACCCAGGAAACTGCTTGGTAGTGGCAAGATTGGTGCTTGGATGACAACTAGTGTTAAAACTCCTAGACTCAGAAAGGATCATTTTGCTCAGATTGAGCGGTTAGCAGTTCCAGCCCTGAATGAACTTTTTATGGACTTTAAAGCTCATAATAATAGTAATCTTCAGACACCAACGCAAGACGCTAGCAATCAATCACAATTTATTCAAGCCTTTGTTAAAGCGATCGGTAGACCTCAAGGTATAGCTGATGCAGTTATCTCGGTAGCGATTCCTGATGTTATCCAGGCTGACCTTTCTAAACCTAGCGGTAGTTATTTTGGAACTCAGTTAGGCAACAATTTTGGTGGTAGAAGACCAAAAGATGACGTAATCGATGTAACAGCATCTGTTGTCTTTGGTGATGCAGTTACAGGCATTTCTACTGGTATTATTCCGGGGCTGACTAGCGATAATGTTGGGCCTAATAATGCCAACTTTCTTCCTACCTTCCCTTATTTAGGCAATCCTTTGTAA
- a CDS encoding helix-turn-helix domain-containing protein: protein MSTGERSKNKIKVKMNITVDVTPIAAFRWNEENAQKLRELREKAGYSRQKLSDAVGVSVAYIQQLETPHVFINKPKKPTQMTVSTEILEKLCAALDGDITSLIWNIDYNS from the coding sequence ATGTCAACTGGCGAGCGCAGTAAAAATAAAATTAAAGTGAAAATGAATATCACAGTAGATGTAACACCCATTGCTGCGTTTAGGTGGAATGAAGAAAATGCCCAAAAACTCAGGGAGCTTAGAGAGAAAGCTGGATATAGTAGACAAAAGCTATCTGATGCTGTGGGAGTTTCTGTGGCTTATATTCAGCAGCTAGAGACTCCTCACGTCTTTATTAACAAACCAAAAAAACCAACTCAGATGACTGTTAGTACAGAAATTCTAGAGAAACTTTGTGCTGCTTTAGATGGGGATATCACTTCACTTATTTGGAACATAGATTACAACAGTTAA
- a CDS encoding Uma2 family endonuclease produces MFQALPEPVTFEEFLEWKPENGRYELYKGAIVEMQPTGEHELVRAFLIRELNFEIRRFNLAYTIPGQVLVKSVDKKSGYIPDVLVLNLPNLSNEPLWKRASTVTQAESIPLAVEVVSTNWRDDYFLKFGEYEEIGIPEYWIVDYAALGGKRFIGNPKQPTISVYALVEGEYQVTQFRGNDRIQSPTLRELNLTAEQVFQAALGEY; encoded by the coding sequence ATGTTTCAAGCTTTACCAGAACCAGTTACTTTTGAAGAATTTCTAGAGTGGAAACCAGAAAATGGCAGATATGAATTATATAAAGGAGCAATAGTAGAAATGCAGCCAACAGGAGAACATGAGCTAGTTAGAGCATTTCTGATTAGAGAACTCAATTTTGAGATTCGCAGGTTTAATCTAGCTTATACTATTCCTGGTCAAGTATTAGTCAAATCAGTTGATAAGAAATCTGGTTATATTCCAGACGTATTAGTATTGAATCTTCCTAACTTGAGCAATGAACCGCTCTGGAAAAGAGCATCAACAGTTACTCAAGCAGAATCAATTCCATTAGCAGTGGAAGTTGTAAGTACAAATTGGCGTGATGATTATTTCCTGAAATTTGGTGAGTACGAGGAAATTGGGATTCCAGAATATTGGATTGTTGACTATGCTGCTCTTGGTGGAAAGCGATTTATTGGAAATCCTAAACAACCAACAATATCAGTTTATGCTTTAGTCGAAGGTGAATATCAAGTTACTCAATTTCGAGGAAATGACCGGATTCAATCACCTACTTTAAGAGAGCTAAATTTAACTGCTGAACAAGTTTTTCAAGCTGCTTTAGGAGAGTATTGA